The genomic region AGGAGAGCAGTGATAGCTGGAGGTATGGCATGTGTTGCAGATGCAGTACCAGGTGCACTTTGCACACACCCACAAGCCTCCCTCAGCACGTTGTGTAGCCTGCTCTGGCACTGCTGGATTCAGCCTTGTGCTgcgtagaatcatagaataatttagattggaaaagaccctcaagatcatcgagtccaactgtaaacctaacactgccaagtccatcaataaaccatgtccctaagcgccacgtCTACACATCTttcaaatacctccagggatggtgactcaaccgcttctctgggcagcctgttccaatgcttgacaaccgtttcagtgaagaaatttttcctaatatccaatctaaaccttccctggtgcaacttgaggccatttcctcttgccctatcacttgttactaggggaaaagagaccgacccccacatcactacaacctcctttcaggtagttgtagggagcaataaggtctcccctcagcctccttttctctagacttaacaaccccagttccctcagcctctcctcctaagacttgtgctctagtCCCTTCACAAGCTTCATTGTTCTTCTTTGGATGTGCTCCAGAaactcagtgtctttcttgtagtgaggggcccaaaactgaacacagtatttgaggtgcggcctcaccagtgccaagtacaaaGGGACAATCACTTTCCCTAGTCCATCACCCTCCCCTCCAAGAGACACATTTTCAGGTCTCTTGCTGTAGACAGACACTCTTGCTGCTCTCTACCTACCAGTCCCCCCAGAGCTTGAACACCCCATAACACAGCTCcactgccagggaggggagagcccCTCTTCTTTCACACCAGTGAACATTTCCCCAAGCCTCATGAGGGCTAAGGAAGCCGATCTCAATCTTGCCCCAAGAAGAAAGGTGCAAGACTGGAGTTTCAGTGAACTACATACACCACAGTGTTTATTAACTTCAGATTAGTGTGATAGGCACAACGCTGCATCCACGGGATATCTCCCCACACTCTAAGCTTGTTCCTTCAGCTTCTTcagcagctccctcagctgctcgATCTGGGCAGTCACGCTGCTCTTGGCAGTACCACCCATGGCTGTGTACTGCTCCACGCTGTTGACAACGTTGAAGACCTGGGAGACGTCACTGCCGAACAGCGGGCTGGGGAGGCAAAGAGAAGAGGGGTCAGTGGAGAGCGCTGGCTGCTGTTGGCTGGCTTTACTGCCTGCAGAGAGGGCGAGGGAGTGGAGACGGAGCCTTTTTCCAAGGGGAAAgacctcctgcagccctgcttcTGCACTTCTCGTGCCTGACAGTGGCTGCTTGTGGCAGACCAAAGAGTCAGCTCCAAGGAGAGAATGGGGAAGTTTGGAGCCAAACTCCTCGGAGGGCTGCTGCCTCCAGGTGAGGGCATGAGtttctcccagtccctcccaaGAGCTGCTGCCCATGCCCCACTGGAGCTGAAAGGTACTGATGTTGTCCCCCTTTGGTATTTTCAGGCCCAGCAGTAGCAGCATTGATATTCAGGCCAGGAGGACTTTGGGGTGATGTCTTGCCCAGGCATTTTGGGGAAGAGCACTATGAGGAGGCCCATATGCAGGGAGGCTAATATGTGCCTGATGAGGGGAGTCATGGCAAAATAATAGCGATACAAACCTGATGCTCTTCAGGTCATCCAGGCTGAGATTATTGATGGTGATGCCTTTAGACTCAGCGAGGTGGACGGCCTTCCCAGAGGCAGTGTGGGCTTGTCTGAATGGCATCTGCAGTGAGAAGCAGAGGCCGCAGTCAGTGACCAGGCAACTGGggtgtttttcaaaggaaatattgGATGTGCTGTCTTTTTTGATTGGCTTGATTTCACTTAGGGCAATGGAATCTGAATCCGGGTTTTCTGGGGTGTGAAGAGGGGAGGCGTTAGGAGGTAAAATTCCACCTGTAAATTACTATCAAGTCCACCCGGCAGCAGTTCCACTACTTGGGATACATGTAAAGAATGGGTTTCCAGCTTTCGTGTTTGTTGACCCAGACTGATCATCACCTGGGGACAGAACAGAAGGCCTCATCTCAGGCCCTCACTGAGCAGTATTCTGCATCCAAAGAAATCGCACCTCCAAGTCTACCTCTGATACTTACTCCTTTATGAACCAAGTAGAGAGCCAGGTCAGATGACAGGATCTCAGGGCTCAGTGCCTTCTCCATGTTCTCCTTGTTGATCTGCAGGAGAGTCAGAGGGTGACATTATTATCAGCTCCTCCATGGGAACATGTTAGTGGTCACGGTGAGGGGACTTCATCTGGAAGGGACCTGGCTCTAAAAGGACCCTCTGACCCCCTGAGCAGCTGACAGTGGGGGCCATAATGAGCAGTATGGGTGAGGCATTGAGGAGCCTTCATCTTAGGACCAGTCTAGAGCTCTTTTACCTGTGTTACTCCCAGAATGCGTGCCCCAACCATGTTCAGTAGTGAGAGGCTGAAGCCTTACCTGGAGGGTAGAAATCACTCCAGTGGCAACCTGGAGCACAGCATTCAAGGTATCCACAACATCAAAGACGGCCTCCTTGTCTTCCTGCATTAGAACAGGGGTGGAAATTGCTGTAAGTCAACCTGAGGCAGCCCAAAAACCCAAGAGCCTGAGCAGCCTAGCCAGCAGAGCAGGCCTGTCATCCCAGGGGCTTGTGCTAGGGGCCAGGCTGTCAACTGCAGCGTGCCGTGCCTCAGCCCCTTTCTCAGCATCCTGCACACAAGCAGGGTCTGTGCAGGGAAATGGAGTGGCAAGACTGCTCAGGAGCAGAAGACGGCCGTGTCTGCTCAGAGAGATGGTGCGAAAACTAACATCTGTTTTACCTGCAGATCCTTGTTGTAGGTGCTTGGAAGTCCTTTGAGAACCATGAGAATAGCAGCCaactgcagagagaaacaggTGAGGCAGTGAGTTGTAAGAAGAGAAGCGCATTGCCCCCAGCAGAGGTTAAGAGCCTAGACTGGGCACAGTTCTTCACACAGAGGCAAGAAGAAGGAAGATTCTTCAGCCCTGGTTTGAGCAGTTTCCCCATCCCGCTTCTTTCTTTAGCAGGCTCACCCGTCCAAACACTCGTCCAGCTTTGCTGCGGATCAGTTCCAGACTGTCGGGGTTCTTCTTCTGAGGCATcatgctgctgccagtgctgaAGGAAAGGTGTGTGCAGTGTAATGGTGAGCAAGACCCCAGTCCCTACAGACACAGGCTAAGACAGGTCATGTGGCACACTGGCCCAGCCCTCCAAAACCACCACGTAGGTCCCCTTCCCTGGACACTTTTCTAGGGTGTAGGAAAGCAGTGCACTAACCGAGTTTCTCATGTTTCCCACAGCAAAGCCTTTGGGTTTGCAGTCTTGTCTGGAGCTACCATGCGGTCCCACCTCTcaaagaggaagcaaaaaggAGGCTTGCCCCCAAGCCCTCCAGAGGTGGTATCAGCAGGCCAGCCTAAGTGTTGCTGTGACCTCAGAGAGGGTGGGAGGGCTGTGGTTGTGCTGCCCTGAGAGACAGGAAATGTGTTAGGATTGCAAACCCAGCCAGTGAAGGAAGGGCTTTGGCAGGCAAtcccagcagaggaggaagTTCTCTGTGCCAGCAGTTGCTGGGGAGGAGTGTGTGCTGAATGCAGCCTTGGTTGAGTTACCAGAATCAGAAATAAGTGATCATTACTGCGGAATATTCACCCTATGGCTGCCTTTCTGCCAGCCATTTAATGCTGTGGCAGCCTTGTGCAGCAGGGAGACCCCAACCACTGTCTCAGTCTCTCAGGTCAGGATAGCTGAGAAGAATTACTCCCCAGAGGCCAGAGACCTACCAGTAGGTATCAGAGAGGGTTAGAAAGCCAAACTCGCTGGTACTGTAGATGATGAGATCTTCAGCCATCTTGCTAAGGTGGATCATCAGCAGGGTGGCAACAGAGAGGAATTCCACtgcagagaaggcaggaaaTCAGTGTGAAATCAGGGTGAAAAAGGTGCTTGTTTGCTTGACAACCCAGGGAGCCCTGACTGGAGCTTTGGAGTTACTTCCTAGTGAGGGATTTCAGTCCCCTTGTTAAAGGAGCTTAACTGGGAAGGTCTCAGAAGCCTGTTTCTAAAATAGCGGTGGGAAGATGTGATTGGGTTGTGCTTACCCACAAAGTCTCTCTCGCTAACGGCATCCATGCTGTTCAGGCTGATGGAAGCAAAGTCCAGCTCTGTAAGGAAGGTGATGGACAGAGGAGGTCAGGCTTGGCATGTTTGGAGCTTGAATGCATCAGGCTACCCAAGCATGCAGGTGACTGTGAGCCCTTGTGTAGTCCCAGGAACACAAACATGCTTAAGTGTTATACTGACTGGTGTCTTTATTATTAGCCCCAGGCAGTCAGTGTGCAGCAGAGGTGGCTCTTCCTGCTCCAACTTCACAGGCATTGCCTGTCTCATTGCAGTGAAAAGCCTTATGAAAGAAAGGCTTTGGCTCAGGACAGTGCATTACGGTGCCAGTGGGACCACTATATCaatgcttccctccctcctagATATTACAAGTAGACTTGTGCCATTCAATTATAGGGAGACATTTACCACTACGCAGAAGCTCTCTATCAATTTCCAGTGGGTTGCCAGCCAGAGCACCGCTGCcaggggagaaagaaacagaagtcacACATGATATCCTGCACCCTTCAACCAAAACTGACCTCTAGGAAGCAGGGAAGGCACCTCTGAAGACTTTGCAGAGCAAAGCGAGGCCCAGTGATTACACAAACAGTAGACCTTACCTTCCCAAAGGCAAGACATTGATCCTCTTCTTTATCTCTCCCAGGCGCTCAGAATCACGGGTCAGAGCAACAGCATGGCTAGGAAAGGACGTGAGAGATGAAGCATGTGAAGTCACAAAACATCACGTTCCTTCCCAAGCAGTATGCTGCCAAGCCTGGAGCCTGGGATCCCCTCTCGATCAGAAGAGGCTTGAAAGGGAGCCTAGGCACTAAGGCCCTTTGAAGTGGAAGAGCTAGCAGCCATACAAGATTCTCTGTGTTACCCCATTAGCAAAGGATGGAGCATACAGGCAGACGGCCTCCACTGCCCACACAGTGCTTTCGGGTGCCCAGTTGGTCAGAGCCACACAGGAACACGGGGAGTTCCTGTTCCAGTTTGCAGGGTTACCTCTGGTTTCTCATCACCCCTGGCTGCCCCCTCAGAGCATAATGCACTTCTAGGCTCCAGCTGAGCAGGGCCCCAAGGGTGGAGAAGGCTTCCTTCAGCCAAGTGTGAAAGGTGGCTGGTTACCTGAGCAAGAACTGGCTCCATCTGATGGGCTGAGCTTTCTGCAGGTGGGTGTAGCCAGGCAAGATAACATCAATTTCTCTGCatgtgaaaggagagaaagaggtgAGCAGCTGCTGTCAGGATAGAGGGCAGTGGCAGGTACACTCCAGGCTTTCCTGGCAAGGTTGCAAAGAGAACATCTTTAGCCTGTGTTGTACTGAAGTTGGGTCtatctctttctctgcctttcaccTTTCAACCTAAGCACACTGGGTTTAGACCTCCCGATCTTCCAGTGTGGTGCGTCTGCCCTAGGCTTCCCTGGAAGATTGCCTGGTACAGTAATCCCTCTGCAGCAGGCAAAGATTCCCCAGTCCACCACCATTTGGGAGTGTGGTGTGTGAGGAGGACAGTTATACAGGGAGTTAACACAGCTGAGCTTTTCTCATACGTAGCAACTTGAAACGTGTTCAAGTTCCCCACTCCTTCAGATGGCTTTGGTGCCTTCTGAAGTCTTGTGTGGACCTCCCACCGCAATTTCTTTGCTAGGGTAGactgggggaagaggaaggtcACTGTGACATGAACTGTGGAGAAAGGGGATCTGTTGTCTTTCCCTGTGCTACCGCACACCGCCCGTCTGTAACTTCTTCCGCAGGAgactctgctgctgccctgatCGGTGTCTGTCAAAGAGCAAGCCAAGAAGTCTCCAGCCCCAGCAAGGCCAAGGCCATGGATATGGAAAAGGACTTACATGGCAGCACGTTCCACCAGGGTCTTAAtgagctgcaggaggtgagTGGAGATGACAGAGAGGGAATTCTTCATGAACAGCTTCAAGTCAGTCACAACCTGTATGAGATTGGCCACAGACAGACAAAGCAGAATGTGACATACTTAGTGACTGGCCAGTTTTACTGCAAAGTAAACCCCTCCTTGTTCTGTGAGATGGAAAGTTGCATCTTCCTCTCATCATTTAGTAATTTTGATGTGGTAATGTCACTATATCTTGCTCTCCAGGAGGACAGCCAAAGGCCTTTCTGGTCCACGGTCTCCTGAAGTGAGGTTGGAGAGGAGtacagaaggaggaaaaacaaccaGTTCTGTACGTACCTGATCATTCCTGCTTCTTCCAGTGTGCAGCTTTCCAGCTATGTCTCCAATCAGCTCCTGAGGACAAAAGGAGGATTTCTATCAGCATCTCTGTATTCTATGAAGGCGACTCCACATGAGCagacctcctccctgcctggaagGGACTCAGCGCTAGGATCCTGTGAGTAGCCATGGGATCTCTTCTGGGGAAGGGCAAGTTTGGGTTCTATGCTTGTACAGTGCCCCTTCCACAAAAGGGGTTTCGGAAACACTTGATTGTGCACCTGGGGTTTCAGTGCCACAAGGTCCAGAGAAATTTCACAGTGGGACAGAGGAGCATGCACTTAACATCAGGCAGATCTAGCTACAGAGGAATGGGAACAAGAGGTTAGAGCACCCAAACCTTTAGTCTGCGTTCGTTGGCAGTGTGGATATCCTCATCGCTTTGGGTCACCACAAAGACTCCCTTAGACCATTCCTCAGAGATCTACAAACATCAGCAGAAACACCAGTCAGCCACTACGGTTACCCTGCTGCGCGTGGGGGCTGTAAGCGTCCCCAGCAAATACCAGCTTCTGCCCTCCCAATGAAATCAAAGTGTTAAGTCTCACACAAGCTCTGACATTCCTGTTCTTTCAAGCCAAGGCTGGCTGCTTGCTATATCCTGATATTCTATACTGCACTTGGTGGGATTCACCTCTACCCATGATGATCCTGCTGCATTATGGCTATAGGAGGATTTAAGCATTGCAACGACAAAGTGAGCTGAAATGTCAGTGATTGCTTTAGCATTGTCCACAAAGATTTTCCTATACACACATTGTATAGAGTCACCATTGTCCATGGCGGGTGAGCAACAACaatggatattttaaaaaagcgCTTAGCTGCTGACTTCTCTTCACCCCTATACAATGCTATGCATTGCCTTCTACTAACTCGGGCAGCCAGCCTCAAAACGATCCCAagtgccagcagaaaaagaatatgcCTAATTCATACTGAAACAGTTCCTGGTGAATGTTCAGTCTGAAGAGGATGGGCGGGCAGGTCACACTCAGCACACCTCACCGAGGCACCGGGGCTGCCATAATGAGCATTGACAGTGTGCGCACCAGGGCTTCAGGCTGTCACTGGTTCACATCCTACTGTTGGGCTTTAATGCCTTTAGCAGGGTGCAGTTTGAGCATCGATCCCCTGCCCAGAATGTCTCCAGCAGTACCGAGTGCAATACACATGGGCTTGTTATGTCTATGATGTAGGACAGCAATCTCTTTCAGGAAAGCACTTCAGCACATGCCTAGCTCTAAGGAATAGGACATGAGGAcatttaaagatgctttttagAACAGCAACTCAGGGAGGCTACTACAGATGCTGTCAGAAAAGCAGCCATTCATTCCAGCACACATGACAGatgtaaaggaaataaataccttttccaGGCCACTCAGGATCTTCTCCAGCTCAGTTTTAGATAGGATTCCAGCCTTCTCCAAGGCTTTGGCATATGCCATGCTCCCCTGGACATCAACCTCAGATAGTCTTTGATCACAGGTAATGGAAGAGCTGAGCATCTCCATGACTGGATCTGTACTTCCAACAAACCTTCCTCCCAACATTTTATCCCCCTGCAAGTAATGAAGTTAAGAGGCATGTTCAAAAGACTTACCGATATATCCCCTAAAAATCAGTTAATGTCCATCCCACTCTTTATCCAAGTAGAACTGAGGACATATTCAGGAGTGGTTTTTTCTGTACCATTGACCAGAAAAGCTCTGGACTTTAAGACCTTTGGCAAGTAGTTGTAGAGGTGGAAAACATGTCACTGTCACTAGCATTTAGCCCTTGAGGTGTCAGGTGTGGCTCAGGAATCCTCCAAGATACTTTACTCCTGCAGCATTCTGGAGGGAGTATGTCCTGTCCATGAAAATGAATATCAGGGCATATGGTGCAAGACCAGCGTGGATCTCTCTTTTAAGGCAGCTGCTGATCACTGACCCTTTGATAGTCTcctgacagggaaaaaaagtaagggAGTCAGGGATATAGTGAAAGCTAGTATCTACTGTTacttgaaataataattaaaaaactcCCACTCTTTTAGGTAGACTATAGGAAAATACTCGGTTGACAAAGAGCTGTGGGCCAGCACAAGCCACATTATGAGGTGTTTGAAGTTACCGTTTGAAGCATCTCCAGAGTCCATGATGTTCTTGCAAGCTTTGGCATAAAATTAGCATAAAACTGGTTAAGGAGCGGACTGCAGAAAGGGAGGTCTGGGTACCTTCCAGTATTACAAATGTTcggttaaaatgaaaaggaaagaaaaaaacccacagtccCAAACTACCCTCCAGAAGGTCCCTGAAGGTGCGCGGCGCCGGGCTGCCGGGCCGCCCGCCGAGCTACCATGGACAGCGGGCGGCtgccgggaccggggccggggccggggccggggcccggggccCCGGGGCCGGTGACCCGAGCAACCCTTTCCTCAGCAACTGTGTGAACCAGCGTGCCtgagaggagagcaggagggagcctGCGGAGGTCAGGGTGCAGTTACGGGGTGCTGGAGATCTCTTTCTGAAGCAGAGGGGAAATGGGAgttgaaaaagcaaagttttgcagctcctggctgggaAACCAGTCCGCTGGGGCCAGTGGCGGAGGGGATGGGGCGTGAGAGGCCAGTGCTGGGAGCGAAGTGCTTGGATGGGGAAGAGGCATCTAAGTGTATCTTCGCTGCTGTGGGTTTTCACCACCAGAATCAGAGGTGAGGTGTCAGAACTATTGCAAAGACGTTTGCTGTCCCCTTCTCCATTTAAAACCCGGGAAAACACATCAAGTAGAGAAGCACCCGAACGAGCACGGCAGGTTGCAGTGCTGGGGTTATCACGCAGTTGAGCTCGCGTCTGCCAGACCACCCTGAGACCACCCCCGCCGGAGAAGCAAAGTTCACCCTCACCTCGGCTGCCATTTCGGACGACGTTTTGCTCGTTTGTGCAGCGATCTTGGCAACTGGTGCAACCTGCGGAACAGCGAGGTGAGGTGAGGCtctgccgcccgccccgctcccggtgccggtgccggtgccggtcgGGGGTCCCCGgtgcccgcccggccccgctcaccTGCTCCGTAGCGCAGCCCCGGCTGGTCGCTCGCtgctccccggccccgccgccccgcttTTACACGCCTCGGAGCGGGGCTGGCGGCTCGTcccgccccggcggggcggggtgtccccggggccggccccgctccggtccccctcccctcagcccccttcgcccttctctctcctgcctccGGTCCCTGCTCGATCAGCGCATGATGAGCAAGTTAGGAAGAGAAGTTCCTCTGGAGGCAGGGTTGCTGCAAGGAGGAGGGTTGGGAGAGATGCTGTCATGTTGCTTATTAGTGAAGTTATTGGGGTAGCTTTAGGCAGTGCTCCTGCAGCGCCAGAGGGTCTTCTTGTGTGTGGACAGGTCAGCTCCTTTTCTAGGAATGTCCTTGTACTGAAGGAGTCCCATCGCTCTCTGTCATACCCCTCTAATGAGTAGTCTTTGATATGAATGTAATTGATATGATGGCTGGATCATCGTTGCTCTGTCCCCATTGTCACCCCAGCaaacacaagaataaaataGATGGGAGCTAGTTGCTCGTTCCCATTTCTGTGTGGATGAGACTTTTCACCCCACTTGTAAGtatgctgcagctccagctctggggcttCCCTGCTGTCACCAGTTGCATGGGGTCACTCTTGCCAAGAGGCTCCTGTGAGCCACAGACTGTGGCTGTGGGGTGTGAAGTTGTGCTCTGCTTGGCAAAAAGCCCATTATCTTAAACTCATCAAACCTGGTAAATATCATGGAAGTAAAGAACCAATTTGAAATACGAGAGGGCTTTGGGAGCAGCCACTCGCAAAGCTATGGCTCAGACCCAATTTCTCATTAACTCCTCAGACACAGAGAGCACTTTTCTGCAGCCACTCCACAGAAAGCTGAATGCTTGCTGGTTCACCTTACTGAGTGTACTACTACAGTATCatatttttccatctgcatGGTCCAAACCTTTCAGAGAGCTCAGGAATCATATTCCAACCTTCTCGTCTGCATTTTGTTGggttattttcttcactttaacTGACCCTCTTGTCCTTTTCCACTGTTCTCTCAGTTCCACAACTtatctccctttcctttttacagTAGGACACTTACACTAGGAAACAGTGCTTGATCATTTTGTGATCATGTTCCTTCCTATTCCGAAATCGCTCATTTTTACcaattttcttgtctttttcacCCTTTAGGAGTGTCCTTTTTCTTACTCTGGGCTTTGACAGGAGATTGCTGGTGTGTTGCGAAAATATAAGCACTGAATTTATAACCAGAGTGAAACTATGTCAATAAGATCTTAATAATCTATGTCTGATCTTACATGTGGCAAGGACGCGTGCTTTCACATGGGATCTGTCAGCAGTATCACTGTGTGTGTTTAGCAAACTTCATAGGGATTAGTTTGCTTGTAGTACACTGCTTAACTCCTGTCCCAGTTTGTATCTCAGATTATTGATgctctcttttcccatttttagaTGAAACAGGCAATAACTATCATTTCTGTATAATAAGCAGTGTAGAGtataaagtaataattttatagtaaaaatggaagtgaaattGTAAATCCAAGCAGAAGGCATTAACGTAAAAGTGAACATTGAAGAAATAGGATTTCTTAACGACACTTGGATCTGGAGAGATGAAAAGGGGGAAACAGTGAAATAGCATTGCAAAATAGGTTTTCTAATGCACGCTGAAATGTATTCTCATTACTGTCTTCTCTATTTGTTCTGGTTTGGATGGCTCTCCTCTTCCCATCAtcttctttcagtattttatttgcttagtGAAATAGAAAGATgacccccccaaatccccaccCCACAGTTAAATACCAAGGAAGGCCTGAGGGAAAAGTCTTCcacttattttcccttctgGCACAGCAAAAGGCACATTGTTCATAAATATTCCCAGCTACACCCTTTCCCAAGCTGATGTACAATGAGGTAATACTAGAGAGGAAATTGCCCATTTTGCAGCACGGAgaagtttaattaaatatattttactatCCTCAAAGATTTGGACTTTATTTGTGCTTGCTTTTGTAATCAGTCACAGCCTTACTATTTCTTTTAGAGTGCATTTTTGTTGGAAGAGTGCAATAGTTGGGGAGCGCAGCTCTGAAGGAGTGCTTTAGTGGTCTCTAGAAATGCACTTTTCATAATAGGACTTATTTTCATAACTGAGtccagtgaagaaaaaggaTAGCATAAACTGCTACAGTGtaccttctttaaaaacattcttattTAACTGTCATTTTggtttagaaaaagaaaaaaagctctatgGGCTGAAAGTGCTAGTCAAACGCACTGTCAGCTAGACTGATGTGAAGCGGTGCtgacattttttgttaaaaaaaaaaactttgtttaatgaattttgaatgtaaaagaaaaaaagacactatAGGGTGATCAGCGAAATGCTGAATACAGTAAACATCTTTCATGACAAAGAATACAAATACCCTGCAGATCTGCTTTCAATAGCAATTACTAGGCCCCCTGCTTTCAATAGTTAATACCGAGGCCCCTCTCTCACCAAGCCTTAGTGGTAACAATCACAAGCCAATGCTTAAAATGTTGACATGCTAAGCACATTTAGAAAAACCTATGTCTGCATTCCCTATGGATGGTGTAGCATAACTGTCTAACACCTAAAgtgcagcaattaaaaaaaaagtgaactgaGCTAATCACCTCATCTCCTGAGAAGTTGTATGTAAGGGTAACGAGTTCTCTCTTGGATATTCCCTTTCTCCCTTGCATGGTGTCAGTGGACTTGTAGCTGTTCCATGTGTGTATTTACACCCTAACAGGCTATATGTCTCcattggaaaatatttaggaataaaatctctattagaaaaaaaaaattgaaagctgTTCAGAGAGGCATTTGTATTAT from Aquila chrysaetos chrysaetos chromosome 10, bAquChr1.4, whole genome shotgun sequence harbors:
- the LOC115347138 gene encoding argininosuccinate lyase, translating into MAAEGDKMLGGRFVGSTDPVMEMLSSSITCDQRLSEVDVQGSMAYAKALEKAGILSKTELEKILSGLEKISEEWSKGVFVVTQSDEDIHTANERRLKELIGDIAGKLHTGRSRNDQVVTDLKLFMKNSLSVISTHLLQLIKTLVERAAIEIDVILPGYTHLQKAQPIRWSQFLLSHAVALTRDSERLGEIKKRINVLPLGSGALAGNPLEIDRELLRSELDFASISLNSMDAVSERDFVVEFLSVATLLMIHLSKMAEDLIIYSTSEFGFLTLSDTYCTGSSMMPQKKNPDSLELIRSKAGRVFGRLAAILMVLKGLPSTYNKDLQEDKEAVFDVVDTLNAVLQVATGVISTLQINKENMEKALSPEILSSDLALYLVHKGMPFRQAHTASGKAVHLAESKGITINNLSLDDLKSISPLFGSDVSQVFNVVNSVEQYTAMGGTAKSSVTAQIEQLRELLKKLKEQA